From Vallitalea longa, one genomic window encodes:
- a CDS encoding 4Fe-4S binding protein, translating to MDKKKLIKKSQRKRHIFQGLWLLITNSYLIGFVRGKIYQGNIKNVCVPGLNCYSCPGAVASCPIGALQAVVGSYQYKASFYIAGFLILVGTFMGRFVCGFLCPFGLIQDLFHKVPLPSKWKIKTFSGDKVLRKLKYLIFAIFVIIIPMFVVDIIGQGTPYFCKLICPVGILEGGIPLVLLNKTFHSTLGFLYTWKVAILIITCLVSMIVYRPFCKYVCPLGAVYSLFNPIAAYKYKVNTKKCVNCGICKEVCDMGCNPVINANSLECIRCAKCKIACPTGAIEYTYFNKSKENK from the coding sequence TTGGATAAAAAGAAATTGATTAAAAAATCTCAAAGAAAAAGGCACATTTTCCAAGGGCTTTGGCTATTGATTACAAATAGCTATCTGATTGGATTTGTACGTGGAAAAATTTATCAAGGCAATATTAAAAATGTTTGTGTACCTGGATTAAATTGTTATTCATGCCCTGGAGCAGTTGCTTCATGTCCAATCGGTGCGTTACAAGCGGTAGTAGGAAGTTATCAATATAAAGCAAGTTTTTACATTGCTGGATTTTTGATTTTAGTTGGTACATTTATGGGAAGGTTTGTATGTGGATTTTTGTGTCCATTTGGGTTAATACAAGATTTGTTTCATAAGGTTCCTTTGCCCTCAAAATGGAAAATAAAAACTTTTTCAGGTGATAAAGTTTTAAGAAAGTTAAAATATTTAATTTTTGCCATATTTGTTATTATTATTCCAATGTTTGTAGTGGATATTATAGGTCAAGGTACACCTTATTTTTGTAAACTTATTTGTCCTGTGGGAATATTAGAGGGTGGAATTCCATTAGTATTACTAAATAAAACATTTCACTCTACATTAGGCTTTCTATACACTTGGAAAGTTGCTATACTCATTATAACATGTCTTGTTTCTATGATTGTATACCGTCCTTTTTGTAAATATGTTTGCCCTCTTGGAGCAGTATACTCTCTGTTTAATCCAATAGCAGCTTATAAATATAAGGTGAATACAAAAAAATGTGTTAATTGTGGAATTTGCAAAGAAGTTTGCGATATGGGATGCAATCCTGTAATAAATGCTAACAGCTTAGAATGTATTCGCTGTGCTAAATGTAAAATAGCCTGTCCAACTGGAGCAATTGAATATACTTATTTTAACAAATCAAAGGAGAATAAATAA
- a CDS encoding TetR/AcrR family transcriptional regulator: MPKIIKDLRENIIKTAINIFNEQGFDAIDMRKIAKDCHIAVGTLYNYFPNKKELMYEVFNRLWYESMNVLDNLIDSSIGNEELFIDYILCLYEEMEKKKGIGFDLLRLEVIEAKDKSVKENLFSYSNFHKRHTEQIDKMIRKSYDLDSISESKLDNLINTVTTLIISNKGADKEYILFLRDLASSYIYKHIL, encoded by the coding sequence ATGCCTAAAATAATTAAGGACCTAAGGGAAAATATAATAAAAACGGCTATAAATATATTTAACGAACAAGGATTTGATGCTATAGATATGAGAAAAATAGCTAAGGATTGTCATATAGCTGTAGGGACACTGTATAATTATTTTCCTAATAAAAAAGAACTTATGTATGAAGTTTTTAATAGATTATGGTATGAATCTATGAATGTACTGGATAACTTAATAGACTCATCTATAGGAAATGAAGAGTTATTTATTGATTATATACTCTGTTTATATGAAGAAATGGAAAAGAAAAAGGGTATTGGATTTGATTTATTGAGACTTGAAGTAATTGAAGCCAAAGATAAATCAGTAAAAGAAAATTTGTTTTCGTATTCTAATTTTCATAAAAGACATACTGAACAGATAGATAAAATGATTAGGAAAAGTTACGATTTGGATAGTATCAGTGAAAGTAAGTTGGATAATCTTATTAATACTGTAACTACTTTGATTATTAGTAACAAGGGTGCTGATAAAGAGTATATTTTATTTTTAAGAGATTTGGCAAGTAGTTATATATATAAGCATATATTATAA
- a CDS encoding TlpA family protein disulfide reductase has protein sequence MKKILILITTLVVFCAFTACTSGNNSDNTNSSENISQSATEENTFEPIPLGDFSVQDFDGNILTKDIFKDYDLTMVNLWTTTCSYCIEEMLPLNTIRDEFQSEGKKINIIGICMDIGNTDDINDDNFKIAQEIIKKTGVLYLNIIPDDVLLLGRLKGIQAFPESFFVDNEGNVITDAHVGALGKNQWKVLINEEFDKIEKSLDKE, from the coding sequence ATGAAAAAAATACTAATTTTAATAACTACATTAGTTGTTTTTTGTGCATTCACTGCTTGTACCAGTGGAAACAACTCGGATAATACGAATTCATCTGAAAATATAAGCCAATCAGCAACAGAAGAAAATACATTTGAACCAATACCATTAGGAGATTTTTCTGTACAAGATTTTGATGGTAACATTCTTACAAAAGATATATTTAAGGATTATGATTTGACTATGGTTAATCTTTGGACTACCACTTGTTCTTATTGTATAGAAGAGATGCTACCACTTAATACCATTAGAGATGAGTTTCAAAGTGAAGGCAAAAAGATCAATATTATTGGTATTTGTATGGATATTGGTAATACCGATGATATCAATGATGATAACTTTAAAATTGCACAGGAAATTATTAAAAAGACAGGTGTCTTATATCTTAATATTATTCCTGACGATGTACTGTTATTGGGAAGATTAAAAGGTATTCAAGCCTTTCCAGAGAGCTTTTTTGTAGATAATGAGGGAAATGTCATTACAGATGCCCATGTAGGTGCTCTTGGTAAAAATCAATGGAAAGTATTAATAAATGAAGAATTTGATAAAATAGAAAAAAGTTTAGATAAGGAGTAA
- a CDS encoding HAMP domain-containing sensor histidine kinase, which produces MVKSIVVYPENLSDKIELIESFPATENEAMHKQRTFQLESLGYMLIVIVIGSTCTYFMAGHALKSVKKLTKSVKGKNVTNLTDTLPLPKIKDEIYELTIAFNEMSQNLEKSFLLQKQFSGDVAHELRTPLAVLQAKVDVFKMEDNIDTSKFTRDLSIQLNRLADLINDLLWFSKDIPLENISQIDLSVLVQDVSEELYSLAKEKNIEIEIEKASFLVTGNDALLERVFYNLLQNGIKYSENNSKVGVSFNAKRKTVLVWDTGFGIEDTEKAVIFEPFYRINKSRNKKNEGNGLGLAICKKILQKHGAKISVTNNSPNGTIFEICF; this is translated from the coding sequence ATGGTTAAATCCATCGTAGTTTATCCAGAAAATCTTTCTGATAAAATAGAACTTATAGAAAGCTTTCCTGCCACAGAAAATGAAGCTATGCACAAACAGAGAACTTTTCAACTCGAGAGTTTAGGGTATATGCTGATTGTTATTGTAATTGGTTCGACATGCACATATTTTATGGCAGGTCATGCTCTTAAATCAGTGAAAAAGTTAACCAAGAGTGTAAAAGGGAAAAATGTTACTAACTTGACTGATACATTGCCTTTGCCTAAGATAAAAGATGAAATATATGAATTAACAATCGCCTTTAACGAAATGAGCCAAAATTTAGAAAAATCTTTTCTTTTGCAAAAACAATTCAGTGGTGATGTAGCTCATGAATTAAGAACCCCTCTTGCTGTTTTGCAAGCAAAAGTTGATGTTTTTAAAATGGAAGACAATATTGATACCAGTAAATTCACAAGAGATTTATCAATACAACTAAATCGTCTTGCTGATCTAATTAATGATTTGCTTTGGTTTAGTAAAGACATCCCCTTAGAAAATATTTCGCAAATTGATTTGTCTGTATTAGTTCAAGATGTGTCCGAGGAATTATATTCATTGGCTAAGGAAAAAAATATTGAAATAGAAATAGAGAAAGCTTCATTTCTTGTAACAGGTAATGATGCTCTTTTAGAACGAGTCTTTTATAATCTTTTACAAAATGGGATTAAATATAGTGAAAACAATTCAAAAGTAGGAGTTTCATTTAACGCTAAAAGAAAAACAGTTCTTGTATGGGATACTGGATTTGGTATTGAAGATACTGAAAAGGCAGTCATATTTGAACCTTTTTATCGGATTAATAAATCCAGAAATAAAAAAAATGAGGGAAACGGATTAGGTCTTGCTATTTGTAAAAAAATATTGCAAAAACATGGCGCTAAAATATCTGTAACAAATAATTCGCCTAACGGCACTATTTTCGAAATTTGTTTTTGA
- a CDS encoding response regulator transcription factor — MRILLIEDETDLLETLAKGLRIKGFSIDCAEDGESGLSKAIDEQYDLIVLDLNLPRLDGFEFLTELMKEKPNSKVLILSANNELSSKLKGFNLGANDYMTKPFHFEELEVRIRMLLHREFVQKSNILRYNELRFDTFARKVTFNKTDIQFTAKELALLEYFLLNQGKLISQQELIEHVWDESVDIFSNSIRVHMSALRKKLKNVMREDPIVTKIGEGYILP, encoded by the coding sequence ATGAGAATTTTACTTATAGAGGACGAAACAGACTTACTTGAAACTTTAGCAAAAGGGTTAAGGATAAAAGGGTTTAGTATAGACTGTGCTGAGGATGGCGAAAGTGGACTTTCAAAAGCTATAGATGAACAATACGATCTTATAGTTTTAGACTTAAATTTGCCAAGGTTAGATGGATTTGAATTTTTAACTGAATTAATGAAGGAAAAGCCAAATTCGAAAGTATTAATTCTTTCTGCTAATAATGAGCTTTCTTCAAAACTTAAAGGATTTAATTTAGGTGCTAATGACTATATGACAAAACCATTTCATTTTGAAGAATTGGAAGTACGAATTCGTATGCTTTTGCATCGTGAATTTGTTCAAAAATCTAATATACTGCGCTATAATGAATTGAGGTTTGATACATTTGCAAGAAAGGTAACTTTTAATAAAACTGACATTCAATTTACAGCTAAAGAACTTGCACTACTTGAATATTTCCTTTTGAATCAAGGTAAACTTATCTCGCAACAAGAATTAATTGAACATGTATGGGATGAAAGTGTAGATATTTTCAGTAATAGTATTAGAGTTCACATGTCAGCTCTGCGTAAGAAATTAAAAAATGTAATGAGAGAAGATCCTATTGTTACAAAAATTGGAGAAGGGTATATACTTCCATGA
- the argF gene encoding ornithine carbamoyltransferase, producing MPVNIKGKSLLTLKDYTKVEIEYLLDLAENLKRKKMMGIEGKGLKGKNIALIFEKPSTRTRCAFTVACIDEGGHPEYLGKNDIQLGYKESVEDTARVLGRLFDGIEFRGFSQEHVEKLAKYSGVPVWNGLTDEYHPTQILADLLTIKERFGKLEGLNFVYIGDGRNNMANSLMIGCSKMGINFTLIAPEILWPVDDLIDECKIYAQESDSSITITDDVNQVAQADIIYTDVWCSMGEEEKAAERIKMLKPYQVNKGLLSKTGKKETLCMHCLPAVKGNEITEEVFEEFSQVIFDEAENRMHTIKAVMVGTIKI from the coding sequence ATGCCAGTTAATATAAAAGGTAAAAGCTTATTGACGCTGAAAGATTATACGAAAGTCGAAATTGAATATTTATTAGATTTAGCAGAAAATCTAAAAAGAAAGAAAATGATGGGAATTGAAGGAAAAGGTCTAAAAGGAAAGAATATTGCTTTGATTTTTGAAAAACCTTCAACTAGAACAAGATGTGCCTTTACAGTAGCGTGTATAGATGAAGGGGGACATCCTGAATACTTAGGAAAAAATGACATTCAATTAGGTTATAAGGAATCAGTAGAAGATACAGCTAGAGTTCTTGGAAGACTATTTGATGGTATTGAATTTCGTGGATTTTCTCAAGAACATGTAGAAAAATTAGCTAAGTATAGCGGTGTTCCAGTATGGAACGGATTGACAGATGAATATCATCCAACGCAAATCCTTGCTGATCTGTTAACAATAAAAGAAAGATTTGGAAAATTAGAAGGACTTAACTTCGTATACATAGGAGACGGACGTAATAATATGGCTAACAGCTTGATGATAGGATGTAGTAAAATGGGAATTAATTTTACTTTAATCGCACCAGAAATATTATGGCCTGTAGATGATTTAATAGATGAGTGCAAGATATATGCTCAAGAATCAGATAGTAGTATAACTATAACTGATGACGTAAATCAAGTTGCACAAGCTGATATTATATATACTGATGTTTGGTGTTCCATGGGAGAAGAGGAAAAAGCAGCAGAGAGAATTAAAATGTTGAAGCCTTATCAGGTGAATAAAGGACTGTTAAGTAAAACAGGTAAAAAAGAAACTCTATGTATGCATTGTTTACCAGCGGTAAAAGGAAATGAGATAACAGAAGAGGTATTTGAAGAGTTTTCACAGGTAATATTTGATGAAGCTGAGAATAGAATGCATACTATAAAAGCTGTAATGGTGGGGACTATCAAAATATGA
- a CDS encoding CD1871A family CXXC motif-containing protein, whose product MIRNKTINNLITFGLILVGIICVVIGIYRNEISIVLQKAINICLECVGIG is encoded by the coding sequence TTGATTAGAAATAAAACAATAAACAATTTAATTACTTTTGGATTAATATTAGTTGGTATAATTTGTGTTGTTATAGGAATTTATAGGAATGAAATTTCTATTGTTCTTCAAAAAGCAATCAATATATGTCTGGAGTGTGTTGGTATTGGATAA